From a single Lewinella sp. LCG006 genomic region:
- a CDS encoding polysaccharide deacetylase family protein has translation MYLIKTPKFIQELFPNFTWKIPSEDKVVYLTFDDGPIPGVTPWVLEQLAQYNAKATFFCVGNNIEKHPEVFEQVRAGGHSIGNHTFNHLNGWSSDNLPYFHNIRHCANLTKTVLFRPPYGKLRPRQTQFLLRHYRIVMWDVLSGDFDPNITEEQCLLNVTRNVEPGSIVVFHDSLKAEEKLRYALPKALAYFAEQGYRFEALNEQEMIVHQDQRKSA, from the coding sequence ATGTATTTAATTAAAACCCCCAAATTTATCCAGGAACTCTTCCCAAATTTTACCTGGAAAATCCCATCTGAAGACAAGGTTGTTTACCTGACGTTCGACGACGGCCCTATCCCCGGCGTGACGCCGTGGGTGTTAGAACAATTGGCACAATACAATGCCAAAGCAACATTCTTCTGTGTTGGTAACAACATTGAGAAACACCCCGAAGTATTCGAACAAGTAAGAGCTGGTGGACACTCCATTGGCAACCATACTTTCAATCACCTCAATGGGTGGAGTTCGGATAACCTTCCTTACTTTCACAATATTCGTCACTGTGCTAACCTGACTAAAACGGTTCTTTTCCGCCCTCCCTACGGAAAGCTGCGTCCACGTCAGACCCAGTTTCTACTGCGCCATTACCGGATTGTGATGTGGGATGTTTTGAGTGGCGATTTTGATCCAAATATCACGGAAGAACAATGCCTCTTAAACGTTACCCGTAATGTAGAACCAGGTTCTATTGTCGTTTTCCACGATAGCCTCAAGGCGGAAGAAAAGCTGCGTTACGCATTGCCCAAAGCATTGGCTTATTTTGCGGAACAAGGTTACCGTTTTGAAGCACTCAATGAGCAGGAAATGATAGTGCACCAAGATCAGCGCAAATCAGCCTAA
- the gltX gene encoding glutamate--tRNA ligase codes for MSNVRVRFAPSPTGALHIGGVRTALYNHLLARQMGGTFILRIEDTDQTRYVPGAEDYIKEALAWCGLTLDEGPEQGGDYGPYRQSDRKAIYQEHAQQLIANGKAYYAFDTPEELDARRETEKEAGNHNFRYDASTRGSMRNSESLTSAQVEQLLADKTPYTIRLKVPADEIVKITDLVRGEVQFQSKELDDKILLKTDGMPTYHLANIVDDHLMKITHVIRGEEWLPSTAHHVLLYRAFGWEATMPSFAHLPLILKPTGKGKLSKRDGVALGIPVFPLAWNGATEEESFTGFREFGFDPRAVVNFMALLGWNPGTEQELFSLDELVNAFSIEKIGKAGARFDFDKAKWFNQQYIMQSSDEELVAIVKPILAEKGISKDDAFLTVFVQLMKERVVVYSDFWDNGYYFFTEVQDYDEKNSRKKWKPENQGLFNELRGQLKTLETPDEATVEAAVKSFMEVNELGFGAVLPILRIGVTGTMQGPSIFAVMALLGMEEVDRRLEKAFTVFNSLKNG; via the coding sequence ATGAGTAATGTTCGTGTAAGATTTGCGCCAAGCCCTACGGGTGCGCTGCATATTGGTGGTGTCAGAACTGCTTTGTACAACCACCTTCTGGCTCGCCAAATGGGCGGTACCTTTATCCTCAGAATTGAAGATACAGACCAGACGCGCTACGTGCCCGGAGCTGAAGATTACATCAAAGAGGCACTGGCCTGGTGTGGTCTCACCCTTGATGAAGGCCCCGAACAAGGTGGCGATTATGGCCCCTACCGCCAATCGGATCGAAAAGCAATCTATCAAGAGCACGCTCAACAACTTATTGCCAACGGTAAGGCCTACTACGCATTCGACACGCCCGAAGAGCTGGATGCTCGCCGGGAAACGGAAAAAGAAGCGGGCAATCACAATTTCCGCTACGATGCCAGCACGCGTGGCAGTATGCGCAACAGTGAATCGCTCACTAGTGCCCAAGTGGAACAATTGCTGGCCGACAAGACCCCATACACCATCCGTCTAAAGGTACCTGCTGACGAAATCGTCAAAATCACCGACTTGGTTCGCGGTGAGGTACAATTCCAAAGCAAGGAACTCGATGATAAAATTCTGTTGAAAACCGACGGAATGCCTACTTATCACCTTGCCAATATCGTCGACGATCATCTGATGAAAATCACCCACGTCATCAGAGGAGAAGAATGGCTGCCTAGCACAGCCCACCACGTTTTGTTGTACCGAGCCTTTGGCTGGGAAGCAACGATGCCTTCCTTTGCTCATCTACCCCTTATTCTAAAGCCTACAGGCAAAGGCAAACTGAGCAAGCGCGATGGGGTGGCCTTGGGTATTCCCGTCTTTCCATTGGCTTGGAACGGAGCAACCGAAGAGGAGTCATTTACCGGTTTTCGCGAATTTGGCTTCGACCCACGCGCCGTCGTCAACTTCATGGCCCTTTTGGGTTGGAATCCCGGCACCGAACAGGAACTATTTAGTCTGGACGAATTGGTAAACGCCTTTTCTATCGAAAAAATAGGAAAAGCTGGTGCTCGTTTTGATTTTGACAAAGCCAAGTGGTTCAACCAGCAATATATCATGCAATCCTCCGACGAGGAACTGGTAGCTATCGTCAAGCCTATACTCGCAGAAAAAGGGATCTCTAAAGACGATGCCTTCCTGACTGTCTTTGTACAACTGATGAAAGAACGGGTCGTCGTTTACAGCGACTTCTGGGACAATGGCTACTATTTTTTCACAGAGGTACAAGATTACGACGAAAAGAATAGCCGCAAGAAGTGGAAGCCAGAAAACCAAGGCTTATTTAACGAACTACGCGGGCAACTCAAAACCCTAGAGACCCCCGATGAAGCAACTGTAGAAGCTGCCGTAAAATCTTTTATGGAAGTTAATGAGCTTGGCTTTGGGGCAGTGCTACCTATTCTCCGTATAGGCGTTACTGGTACGATGCAGGGCCCTTCTATTTTTGCCGTTATGGCACTCCTCGGCATGGAGGAAGTAGATCGTCGCCTGGAGAAAGCCTTTACCGTCTTTAATTCACTGAAAAACGGTTAA
- the bshA gene encoding N-acetyl-alpha-D-glucosaminyl L-malate synthase BshA, with product MKIGIVCYPTYGGSGVLATELGLGLAQRGHEIHFITYRPPARLVHFYENVYYHEVGTDDYPLFEYTPYDTALASKLVDVVKYENLDLLHVHYAIPHAAVAYMAKKILLTEGRYVPVITTLHGTDITLVGTNKAFSPVVAFSINKSDGVTAVSDSLRQQTFDTFNITREIEVIYNFIDFKRFRRVNKDHFKKAIAPEGERILVHTSNFRKVKRVEDVIHIFAKVQQKIPSKLLLIGDGPERRNVETLCRKLKLCDEIRFLGKQDAVEELLSLADLFLMPSASESFGLAALEAMACEVPVVSTNVGGLPEVNIHGETGYLADLGDVEAMANFAIEILKDEDTLARFRANALAQAKRFDIDIILPQYEAYYEEVVRNAVHPVE from the coding sequence ATGAAAATAGGCATCGTTTGCTATCCAACATACGGAGGCAGTGGGGTATTAGCTACGGAACTGGGGCTAGGGCTTGCTCAGCGTGGGCACGAAATTCATTTTATCACTTATCGTCCGCCAGCACGGTTGGTACATTTTTATGAAAACGTCTACTATCACGAAGTAGGCACCGACGATTATCCGCTGTTTGAATATACGCCCTACGATACTGCATTAGCCAGTAAATTGGTGGATGTGGTAAAGTATGAAAATCTGGATTTGTTGCATGTGCACTACGCTATTCCGCATGCGGCGGTAGCGTACATGGCCAAAAAAATACTTTTGACGGAAGGGCGTTATGTTCCTGTTATCACCACTTTGCACGGGACGGATATCACCCTGGTAGGAACAAATAAAGCTTTTTCGCCCGTGGTGGCTTTCTCCATTAATAAGTCAGATGGTGTCACGGCTGTTTCTGACAGCTTGCGCCAGCAAACCTTTGATACCTTCAATATCACTCGTGAAATTGAGGTCATTTACAATTTCATTGATTTTAAGCGTTTCCGCAGGGTCAACAAAGACCATTTCAAGAAAGCGATAGCTCCAGAGGGGGAACGTATTTTGGTGCATACCAGCAATTTCAGGAAGGTGAAAAGGGTGGAAGATGTCATTCATATTTTTGCCAAAGTGCAGCAAAAAATCCCTAGCAAACTTCTCCTGATTGGTGATGGCCCGGAACGGCGCAATGTGGAAACGCTGTGCCGAAAACTTAAGCTTTGTGATGAAATTCGTTTCCTCGGCAAGCAAGATGCGGTGGAAGAACTTTTATCTCTCGCTGATTTGTTTTTGATGCCATCCGCCAGCGAAAGCTTTGGACTGGCTGCCTTGGAAGCAATGGCTTGTGAAGTGCCGGTAGTGTCTACCAATGTCGGAGGATTGCCTGAAGTGAACATCCATGGCGAAACGGGTTACCTGGCCGATCTTGGGGATGTGGAAGCAATGGCAAATTTTGCTATCGAGATCCTAAAGGATGAGGATACCTTGGCTCGTTTTCGGGCAAATGCACTAGCTCAAGCCAAACGGTTTGATATTGATATTATCCTGCCTCAATACGAAGCATACTACGAGGAAGTGGTGCGCAATGCAGTGCATCCAGTGGAATAA
- a CDS encoding T9SS type A sorting domain-containing protein: protein MSWKFTLYTFVLFTLSAWQVAGQSCGEFFYDSGGPNGQYQNNEDQTWTFCPDNPGDLVTLNFTAVAVETCCDDLAVYNGTGTGNPLNTDIQAPESFTSSAADGCLTVTWSSDGSVIFAGWEALVSCAPPPPCPNPTLLAVSDVLGTGATFSWNQVGNVNTWDLEIVPAGTPSTGVPSIADVTDNPFVWMDAETGTSYDVYVRGHCENEGEFTNWVGPLSFTTASGCGDSFFDSGGPNGQYQNNELETYTFCPDTPGDLVTLNFIFVDLETCCDNLVIYSGSGTGGPVLNPDLIAPESFTSLSADGCITVTWDSDGSVIRDGWEAIVSCAPAPPCPNPSFLEVIAATTTGGILGWSQVGNVTVWDIEIVPAGTMPTGMPTVMDVTENPYTWTGGESGTEYDFYVRGHCEEEGEFSNWVGPVSFTTIPGCGDSFFDSGGPNGNYQNNEFETFTFCPDNPGEAIIIDFIAVSLENCCDDLSVFNGIGTDDPINLDVQAPGLFISTDPSGCLTVTFDSDGSVIRPGWEATVTCSPCIPDPIILTPDVSVEFFNASSVNILIDLPGLDTFMIEYDTLGFTPGTGNTLMTDDSLIIINNLAEGTDYEFYLTNLCPDGQATVVLGPYSFSTIYFNDVGITEVIAPTDECGLGSGEPIRVGITNFGQNPQTLFPLNFSINGVPSGVNQPVDGFFTGIVSRDSTEMFEFDLNYDFALPGEYTIQVWTEMMNDGDVANDTFTIVVTRFAPPLFEDFEAGIPAYITTNGILYAPLAHNNPTSVIGRNLFFPGEFIVDLPVLGPVQQTDTLFFDYRYVEWSAGTDPTEDLTGTDLLSVLISADCGETYAIAFLQSGTDHEPSVDFRTVSVPLDVFAGENIQIRIVGTYGSGGADYWLDIDNINLPRCDGLGITSEITDTNPGLDDGAVTVLPVSGIAPFEFLWSTGDTTATITDLPPGDYTVTITDRFGCSDQLTVTIDVIIGTEELVDLIGDITLAPNPTQGQSNVRAEFNQSVDARIDVVNLLGQQIWQSPLLERVDTINQTVDLSQVPAGIYLVRIQAAGQTKTIKLVKS from the coding sequence ATGAGCTGGAAATTTACGCTGTATACATTTGTATTATTCACGCTGAGCGCCTGGCAAGTCGCAGGCCAAAGCTGTGGTGAGTTTTTCTATGATTCTGGTGGCCCTAATGGGCAATACCAAAATAACGAAGACCAAACCTGGACCTTTTGCCCTGATAACCCGGGCGATTTGGTGACCCTTAATTTTACTGCGGTAGCAGTTGAGACCTGTTGTGATGACCTCGCAGTTTATAACGGTACGGGTACTGGAAACCCTCTGAATACTGATATCCAAGCTCCTGAAAGCTTTACTTCTTCAGCAGCAGATGGTTGCCTTACAGTAACCTGGAGTTCTGATGGCTCCGTTATCTTTGCTGGTTGGGAAGCATTGGTAAGTTGTGCTCCTCCTCCTCCTTGTCCTAACCCTACGCTTCTAGCGGTCAGTGATGTACTTGGAACGGGTGCTACTTTTTCGTGGAACCAGGTAGGTAATGTGAATACCTGGGATTTGGAGATTGTGCCAGCAGGAACACCAAGTACTGGTGTTCCATCTATCGCTGATGTTACCGACAATCCCTTTGTCTGGATGGATGCCGAAACGGGTACTTCTTACGATGTTTACGTACGTGGGCATTGTGAAAACGAAGGCGAATTCACCAACTGGGTAGGGCCGCTGAGTTTTACGACTGCTTCTGGTTGTGGAGACAGCTTCTTTGACAGCGGTGGCCCCAATGGGCAATACCAAAATAATGAGCTGGAAACCTACACCTTTTGTCCAGATACTCCTGGCGATTTGGTGACGCTGAATTTTATTTTTGTAGACTTAGAAACCTGCTGTGATAATCTTGTCATCTACAGCGGATCGGGTACCGGTGGCCCAGTGCTTAACCCTGATTTGATTGCACCAGAGTCATTCACGTCGTTGTCTGCTGATGGTTGTATCACGGTAACCTGGGATTCTGACGGTTCAGTTATTCGTGACGGATGGGAAGCAATTGTTTCTTGTGCTCCCGCTCCTCCTTGTCCTAATCCTTCTTTCTTGGAAGTTATTGCCGCAACGACTACTGGTGGGATTCTTGGTTGGTCTCAAGTCGGCAATGTAACCGTTTGGGATATTGAAATCGTTCCTGCTGGTACGATGCCGACTGGAATGCCTACGGTAATGGATGTCACGGAAAATCCCTACACCTGGACGGGTGGCGAAAGCGGTACGGAGTACGACTTTTACGTACGTGGGCATTGTGAAGAAGAAGGCGAGTTCTCCAATTGGGTAGGCCCTGTTTCCTTTACCACTATTCCTGGCTGTGGAGATAGCTTCTTTGATAGTGGTGGGCCAAATGGTAACTACCAAAATAATGAATTTGAAACCTTCACCTTCTGCCCTGATAATCCAGGAGAAGCCATTATCATAGATTTCATTGCTGTTTCATTAGAAAATTGTTGTGATGATCTTTCTGTTTTTAATGGGATAGGAACTGATGACCCGATAAACTTGGATGTCCAAGCACCTGGATTGTTCATTTCTACAGATCCTAGTGGATGTCTAACGGTTACTTTTGATTCTGATGGATCTGTTATCAGGCCAGGTTGGGAGGCTACGGTTACTTGCTCTCCTTGTATTCCTGACCCTATTATTCTCACGCCGGATGTATCGGTTGAGTTTTTCAATGCTTCTTCCGTCAATATATTAATTGACTTGCCTGGGCTTGATACCTTCATGATCGAGTACGATACGCTTGGGTTTACGCCAGGTACCGGAAATACGTTGATGACGGATGACTCATTGATCATTATCAACAACTTAGCCGAAGGTACTGACTACGAATTCTACCTAACCAATTTATGCCCTGATGGACAGGCAACGGTCGTTTTAGGCCCCTATAGCTTTTCGACCATTTATTTCAATGATGTGGGTATTACGGAAGTGATAGCCCCAACAGATGAATGTGGTTTGGGCAGCGGCGAGCCTATCCGGGTAGGAATTACCAACTTTGGTCAAAACCCTCAGACTTTGTTCCCGCTGAATTTCAGTATCAACGGTGTACCTTCTGGTGTCAATCAACCCGTAGATGGATTCTTTACGGGGATTGTTAGTCGCGATAGCACAGAAATGTTTGAGTTTGACCTCAACTACGATTTTGCGCTACCTGGCGAATATACCATCCAGGTGTGGACGGAAATGATGAATGACGGTGATGTTGCTAATGATACCTTCACGATTGTGGTGACGCGTTTTGCACCCCCATTGTTTGAAGATTTTGAGGCTGGTATTCCAGCGTACATTACGACCAATGGTATTTTGTATGCACCATTGGCTCATAATAACCCAACTTCAGTAATTGGCCGCAACTTGTTTTTCCCGGGTGAATTTATTGTTGACCTACCAGTGCTAGGTCCCGTTCAGCAAACGGATACCTTGTTCTTTGATTACCGCTACGTGGAATGGTCTGCAGGTACCGACCCGACGGAAGATTTGACGGGAACAGATTTACTATCGGTATTGATTTCTGCCGACTGTGGCGAAACCTACGCTATTGCCTTCTTGCAGTCGGGCACGGATCATGAGCCAAGTGTTGATTTCCGTACGGTATCAGTGCCATTGGACGTTTTTGCTGGGGAGAATATTCAAATTCGTATAGTGGGTACCTATGGAAGTGGTGGAGCTGATTATTGGTTGGATATCGACAACATCAACTTGCCACGTTGTGATGGACTCGGGATTACTTCCGAAATTACAGACACCAACCCTGGTCTGGATGATGGTGCGGTCACTGTGCTACCCGTCAGTGGTATTGCTCCTTTTGAATTCTTGTGGTCAACAGGTGACACAACCGCCACGATTACCGATTTACCTCCAGGTGATTACACGGTAACCATTACTGACCGCTTCGGCTGTAGTGACCAACTTACGGTTACCATTGATGTCATCATTGGAACGGAAGAACTGGTTGATCTTATTGGCGATATTACCTTGGCTCCTAACCCTACCCAGGGACAAAGCAATGTACGTGCTGAATTCAACCAAAGTGTAGATGCCCGGATTGATGTAGTAAACCTTTTGGGACAACAAATTTGGCAAAGCCCCCTCTTGGAGCGGGTGGATACCATTAACCAAACGGTTGATTTAAGCCAGGTTCCTGCGGGGATTTATCTGGTTCGCATTCAGGCTGCCGGACAGACCAAGACGATTAAACTTGTCAAGTCTTAG
- a CDS encoding MerR family transcriptional regulator, giving the protein MAVYSIKDLEKLSGIKAHTIRIWEQRYHILEPQRTKTNIRYYQDEDLKVLLNVALLNKNGIKISKIAKMEDQELTEKVAAISEINLDDGTQLDALTISMIEMDENKFDRIINTNIDQIGFEQTMMEVIYPFLDKLSLLWLTGSINPVQENFISHLIRQKIISAINATPLSSGEENEKIILYLPEGERQELSLLFMHYLLKSRGKYVLYLGQDISIADLSDANHIHKADLIFTMITETFAKESVQQYVNHLADTFPKTHILLSGYQVVAQQVEAPKHVTILKSLDQMLRFFDHQ; this is encoded by the coding sequence GTGGCTGTGTATTCCATCAAAGACTTGGAAAAACTATCTGGGATTAAGGCCCATACTATCCGTATTTGGGAACAGCGGTACCATATTTTAGAACCTCAACGAACTAAAACGAATATCCGCTATTACCAGGATGAAGACCTCAAAGTGTTGCTCAATGTAGCCCTGCTCAACAAAAATGGCATTAAGATTTCTAAAATCGCCAAAATGGAAGACCAGGAGCTGACTGAAAAAGTAGCAGCTATTTCTGAGATCAATTTAGATGATGGCACCCAATTGGACGCCCTTACCATCTCCATGATCGAAATGGACGAAAATAAGTTCGACCGTATCATCAATACCAATATTGATCAGATTGGCTTCGAACAAACCATGATGGAGGTCATCTATCCTTTTCTCGACAAGCTTAGCTTGCTGTGGCTCACTGGCTCAATCAACCCCGTACAGGAAAATTTCATCAGCCACCTCATTCGCCAGAAAATCATCAGTGCCATCAATGCTACTCCCCTTTCGAGTGGAGAAGAAAATGAAAAAATCATCCTCTATTTGCCTGAAGGAGAACGACAAGAGCTTTCCTTGCTTTTTATGCATTACCTGCTTAAGTCTCGTGGTAAATACGTGCTTTACCTTGGGCAGGATATTTCCATCGCCGATTTATCAGATGCTAATCATATTCATAAAGCCGATCTCATCTTCACGATGATCACGGAAACTTTTGCCAAAGAATCCGTCCAGCAATACGTGAATCACCTGGCGGATACCTTTCCTAAAACTCACATCTTACTCTCTGGCTACCAGGTCGTTGCACAACAAGTAGAAGCACCTAAGCACGTCACTATTCTAAAAAGCCTCGATCAAATGTTGCGCTTTTTTGATCACCAATAA
- a CDS encoding YceI family protein, with translation MKNLMILALALFLVACGASPEGEQVEAQDAVEANTPAAATNSLAVDTDASVINWVGAKFTGDQHNGTIQIAEGKLMTEGSNLVGGNFIIDMSTIKVTDETPEEMKAKLVGHLTTGDFFEVEKYGKASFEITSVEVAQGNPDATHNITGNLTMKDITKSITIPATVSITEGGIAAKTPQFVIDRTQWGVTYGSTTAGALKDKAIKDEIALQINLATK, from the coding sequence ATGAAGAATTTAATGATTTTAGCACTTGCACTCTTTTTAGTAGCATGTGGTGCCTCCCCTGAAGGAGAACAAGTCGAAGCACAGGATGCTGTAGAAGCAAATACCCCTGCGGCAGCAACTAATTCGCTAGCTGTTGATACTGACGCCAGTGTCATCAATTGGGTGGGTGCTAAATTTACAGGTGATCAGCATAATGGTACGATTCAGATTGCCGAAGGTAAATTGATGACCGAAGGCAGTAATCTGGTTGGTGGTAACTTTATCATCGACATGAGCACAATTAAAGTGACCGATGAAACGCCCGAAGAAATGAAAGCCAAGCTTGTTGGCCACCTTACTACAGGTGATTTCTTTGAGGTAGAAAAATATGGTAAAGCTTCTTTCGAAATCACCTCTGTTGAGGTAGCTCAAGGCAATCCTGACGCTACCCACAACATCACGGGTAACCTCACTATGAAGGATATTACCAAGAGTATTACCATTCCTGCTACGGTAAGTATTACAGAGGGTGGCATTGCTGCCAAGACCCCTCAATTTGTAATTGATCGTACGCAATGGGGAGTAACCTATGGCTCTACTACGGCTGGTGCGCTGAAAGACAAAGCGATCAAAGACGAGATTGCACTACAAATTAACCTGGCCACCAAATAA
- a CDS encoding lactonase family protein — protein MKAAEVWVGTYTRKEGHVDGKADGIYRLQFEKDSLLSLETTEGIVNPSFLCLSPDADRIYAVSEIGPDVDTTGYVYSYQQEGEKLVLLNRQPTFSFAPCHVSIHPNGKWLYVANYVGGMIVRYPVAKNGKIEAASDTLRLEGNGPNERQESSHPHSVTVSPDGYWVMVADLGTDEIHTFNAEGPLWELVTTVVLPGGSGPRHFAFHPRAPYAYVLNELNNTITAFHYNAENGALNMIDHWSTLPDDFSDFSLGADLHFSPDGEFLYASNRGDDSLAGFRVDTRDGSLESIGYFPTRGAFPRNFAIHPDGKALLVANQNSDNVVQFTIDQKNGKLRYEQEWEVKTPVCLQFVNK, from the coding sequence ATGAAAGCAGCAGAAGTATGGGTGGGTACTTATACCCGAAAAGAAGGCCATGTAGATGGCAAAGCAGATGGGATTTACCGCTTACAGTTTGAAAAAGACAGCCTGCTGTCTTTGGAAACAACCGAAGGCATTGTCAATCCTTCCTTTTTGTGCTTGTCGCCTGATGCGGATCGTATTTACGCCGTGAGTGAAATTGGGCCAGATGTTGATACTACAGGGTATGTATATAGCTATCAGCAAGAAGGTGAAAAACTGGTACTCCTTAATCGGCAACCAACCTTTAGTTTTGCACCTTGCCATGTGAGCATCCACCCCAATGGTAAGTGGCTTTATGTTGCGAATTATGTTGGTGGGATGATCGTACGTTACCCCGTGGCCAAGAATGGTAAAATAGAGGCCGCATCTGATACCTTACGCCTCGAAGGGAATGGGCCCAACGAAAGGCAGGAGAGTTCTCACCCCCATTCTGTGACTGTAAGCCCGGATGGATACTGGGTGATGGTAGCCGATCTGGGAACCGATGAGATACATACTTTTAATGCGGAAGGGCCGCTCTGGGAACTTGTTACTACCGTAGTATTGCCAGGAGGTAGTGGTCCGCGGCATTTTGCTTTCCACCCTCGGGCACCTTATGCGTATGTGCTCAATGAACTCAACAATACCATTACCGCTTTTCATTACAATGCGGAGAATGGAGCGTTGAATATGATTGACCATTGGTCAACCTTACCAGATGATTTTAGTGATTTCAGCCTGGGTGCAGATCTTCATTTTAGTCCCGATGGGGAGTTTCTCTATGCCAGCAACCGCGGAGATGATTCTTTGGCCGGCTTTCGGGTGGATACCCGAGATGGCAGTCTGGAATCAATAGGTTATTTCCCCACAAGGGGAGCTTTTCCCCGTAATTTTGCGATTCACCCTGATGGGAAAGCATTACTCGTCGCTAACCAGAATTCTGACAATGTAGTGCAGTTTACGATAGATCAAAAAAACGGTAAACTTCGCTACGAACAGGAGTGGGAAGTAAAAACACCTGTTTGTTTACAGTTTGTCAATAAATAA
- the thiL gene encoding thiamine-phosphate kinase has translation MSQQAAQPQRTDVNTLGEFGLIEHLTQRFPLLNASSQLGIGDDAAVIDNGNFKTIISTDMLVEGIHFDLMYTPLKHLGYKSVVVNLSDIYAMNARPRQITMSLGLSNRFSVEALEEFYEGVYLACEHYGVDLIGGDTTSSNKGLVISVTAIGQGEEGKLAYRSGAKVGDIICLTGNVGAAYLGLQILEREKQIYLSSPQIQPNLEDQTYCVGRQLKPEARRDMIEQFDKANLVPTSMIDVSDGVASELFHICKASGVGAFLEESGVPIHPDAQLLALDFKLDPITCALSGGEDYELLFTVNPRDLEKVKYLPDIYIAGEITPAEDGVMLHTKGGNIHPLQAQGWVHFNPNKK, from the coding sequence ATGTCACAGCAAGCAGCGCAACCGCAACGTACGGACGTAAACACTTTGGGAGAATTTGGATTAATTGAGCATCTCACCCAGCGTTTCCCACTACTCAATGCTTCTTCTCAACTAGGAATTGGTGACGATGCCGCTGTCATTGACAATGGTAATTTCAAGACGATTATTTCTACTGATATGCTAGTGGAGGGCATCCATTTTGACCTGATGTACACCCCACTCAAGCACCTGGGTTACAAATCGGTGGTCGTCAACCTATCGGATATTTACGCTATGAATGCCCGCCCTCGGCAAATCACGATGTCGCTAGGGCTGTCCAACCGTTTTTCCGTAGAAGCACTAGAAGAATTTTACGAAGGCGTATACCTGGCCTGCGAGCACTATGGTGTGGATTTGATCGGTGGAGATACCACTTCCTCCAACAAAGGCCTGGTCATTAGTGTTACCGCCATTGGACAAGGGGAGGAAGGAAAGCTGGCCTATCGTTCTGGTGCCAAAGTAGGAGATATTATCTGCCTTACCGGCAATGTAGGTGCAGCTTATTTGGGCCTGCAAATTCTGGAAAGGGAAAAGCAAATTTATCTCTCTTCTCCGCAAATTCAACCCAACCTTGAAGACCAAACCTACTGCGTAGGTCGCCAACTCAAGCCCGAAGCTCGCCGGGATATGATCGAGCAATTTGATAAAGCCAATCTGGTGCCTACCTCCATGATTGATGTATCCGATGGCGTAGCCAGCGAACTGTTTCATATTTGCAAAGCCTCTGGCGTTGGTGCGTTTCTTGAAGAGAGTGGCGTGCCCATTCATCCCGATGCCCAGTTACTAGCACTGGACTTCAAACTTGACCCCATCACCTGCGCCCTGAGTGGAGGCGAAGATTACGAGCTCCTCTTCACCGTCAATCCTCGCGACCTGGAAAAAGTAAAATACTTGCCAGATATCTACATTGCAGGTGAGATTACCCCTGCGGAAGACGGTGTCATGTTACATACCAAAGGGGGGAACATTCACCCACTGCAAGCCCAGGGTTGGGTACATTTCAATCCAAATAAAAAGTAG
- a CDS encoding VOC family protein, whose product MNPDRKVDFEIDFLDHVAIRVKDLEVSARWYEEVLGLKRYEPSQWKPFPIFLLAGKTGLALFPAQMEDQVLDASSKHIKIDHFAFQLSPDAFAKAKKHYIQLGLVYDFQDHYYFHSLYTQDPDGHTVELTTLVVAEEDFY is encoded by the coding sequence ATGAATCCAGATAGAAAAGTCGACTTTGAGATTGATTTTCTGGATCACGTAGCTATCCGGGTTAAAGACCTAGAGGTATCGGCACGTTGGTACGAAGAAGTACTGGGGTTGAAACGCTATGAACCTAGCCAATGGAAACCTTTTCCCATCTTTTTACTGGCAGGTAAGACTGGCCTAGCGCTTTTTCCTGCCCAAATGGAAGACCAAGTCCTAGACGCTTCCTCGAAGCACATAAAAATTGATCACTTTGCTTTTCAATTGAGCCCGGATGCTTTTGCCAAGGCAAAAAAGCACTATATCCAACTTGGGCTAGTGTATGATTTTCAGGACCATTACTACTTTCATTCTCTATACACGCAAGACCCCGATGGGCATACCGTGGAACTGACAACGCTGGTTGTTGCAGAAGAGGATTTTTATTAG